In one Desulfuromonadales bacterium genomic region, the following are encoded:
- a CDS encoding PaaI family thioesterase produces the protein MVKTTAGKVCISLCPPVDLGGERGWVPFDAPALVGESLRFVSGEPEGNRFRVRYYRDGEQQLKARIWFGPETEGPPGHAHGGSVAAVLDEVLGLAAWAAGHPIVVGNLNVSFRNLLPLQQVVTVESRVVSAEGRKVKVHGRICRGETVYAEGDCLCITIPGR, from the coding sequence GTGGTAAAAACAACTGCAGGAAAGGTATGCATCTCGCTCTGTCCGCCGGTCGATCTCGGCGGCGAAAGAGGGTGGGTCCCCTTCGACGCGCCGGCCCTGGTCGGCGAATCGCTGCGCTTCGTCTCCGGCGAGCCGGAGGGGAACCGCTTCCGCGTCCGCTATTACCGGGACGGCGAACAGCAGCTCAAGGCGCGCATCTGGTTTGGGCCCGAGACGGAAGGCCCGCCGGGGCATGCGCACGGCGGCTCGGTGGCCGCAGTTCTCGACGAGGTCCTCGGGCTCGCCGCCTGGGCCGCCGGCCATCCGATCGTGGTCGGCAATCTCAACGTCAGCTTTCGCAATCTGCTGCCGCTGCAGCAGGTGGTGACGGTGGAGAGCCGGGTCGTTTCCGCCGAGGGACGCAAGGTGAAGGTACATGGCCGCATCTGTCGCGGCGAGACGGTCTATGCCGAGGGCGATTGCCTCTGCATCACCATCCCGGGGCGGTGA
- a CDS encoding TIGR00266 family protein, producing MGMDVVDYEIFGSEMQYVEIELDPGEAAVGEAGVMMYMQDGVQMDTVFGDGSQQGGFFGKLLGAGKRLLTGEGLFTTIFHNEGKGKRRVAFASPYPGKIIPVKLDEVGGTLICQKDAFLCAAKGVSLGIAFQKKLGVGLFGGEGFIMQKLDGDGMAFVHAGGTLMERVLAPGETLRVDTGCIVAFQPTVDFDIQYVGKVKSAIFGGEGLFFATLRGPGKIWLQSLPLSRLANRIILSAPAAGGRSAEQGSLLGAGLLGGLLGSED from the coding sequence ATGGGCATGGATGTCGTTGATTACGAGATTTTCGGGTCCGAAATGCAGTACGTCGAGATCGAGCTCGATCCGGGCGAGGCCGCCGTCGGCGAAGCCGGCGTGATGATGTACATGCAGGACGGGGTGCAGATGGACACCGTCTTCGGCGACGGCTCGCAGCAGGGGGGCTTCTTCGGCAAGCTCCTCGGCGCCGGCAAGCGCCTGCTTACCGGCGAAGGGCTCTTCACCACCATCTTCCACAACGAAGGCAAGGGCAAGCGGCGCGTCGCCTTCGCCTCGCCCTACCCCGGCAAGATCATCCCGGTGAAGCTGGACGAGGTCGGCGGCACCCTCATCTGCCAGAAGGATGCCTTCCTCTGTGCGGCCAAAGGGGTTTCTCTCGGCATCGCCTTCCAGAAGAAACTCGGCGTCGGCCTCTTCGGCGGCGAGGGATTCATCATGCAGAAGCTCGACGGCGACGGCATGGCCTTCGTACATGCCGGCGGCACCCTCATGGAGAGGGTGCTGGCGCCGGGGGAAACCCTGCGGGTCGACACCGGCTGCATCGTCGCCTTCCAGCCGACGGTCGATTTCGACATCCAGTATGTCGGCAAGGTCAAGTCGGCGATCTTCGGCGGCGAGGGGCTCTTCTTCGCCACCCTGCGCGGCCCCGGCAAGATCTGGCTGCAGTCGCTGCCGCTCTCGCGGCTGGCCAACCGCATCATCCTCTCGGCGCCGGCCGCCGGAGGGCGCTCGGCCGAGCAGGGTTCGCTGCTCGGTGCGGGATTGCTCGGCGGCCTTCTGGGCAGTGAGGACTGA